One genomic region from Bacillus aquiflavi encodes:
- a CDS encoding SecY-interacting protein Syd, with amino-acid sequence MEIKKKALDHYFKELISVWDKKYGTYPKAPWDEEIDPLLYLSSPDEEEYVYWKPIEKVDLDDFTKIEKELGINIHYVIKEYFNSYWFLNLQGFYGSRLVNLEPVEPGKPLLRFFQTMKRYEENNGREFRYIQIGFASPEDMAIIFDNETGKILIENYETEENEFLANSLSELINNLKIEWEV; translated from the coding sequence ATGGAAATAAAAAAAAAAGCATTAGATCATTATTTCAAAGAACTTATCAGCGTATGGGATAAAAAATACGGTACATATCCTAAAGCGCCATGGGATGAAGAGATTGATCCTCTACTGTATTTAAGTAGTCCAGATGAAGAAGAATATGTTTATTGGAAGCCTATTGAAAAAGTTGATTTAGATGACTTTACAAAAATTGAAAAAGAACTTGGTATTAATATTCATTATGTAATTAAAGAATATTTTAATTCGTACTGGTTCTTAAACTTACAAGGCTTTTACGGTTCACGATTAGTTAATCTTGAACCTGTAGAGCCAGGTAAACCTCTATTAAGATTTTTTCAAACAATGAAACGATACGAAGAGAATAACGGGAGAGAATTTAGATATATACAAATAGGATTTGCCTCTCCTGAAGATATGGCTATTATCTTTGACAATGAAACAGGGAAGATATTAATAGAAAATTATGAAACAGAAGAAAATGAATTTCTTGCTAATTCACTTAGTGAATTGATAAATAATTTAAAAATTGAATGGGAAGTTTAA
- the ltrA gene encoding group II intron reverse transcriptase/maturase, whose amino-acid sequence MNAKKMANYTNYAKAQELWKTLYLCAKESKTRRFHALYDKIYRPDILWEAWQRVRRNRGSSGVDSQTMENIEIYGEDRFLNEIYLELKENRYHPQPVLRTYIPKDDGKKRPLGIPTIKDRVVQMATKLVIEPIFEADFKDCSYGFRPKRNAHQAIAKIRKESKKSYWVLDVDIQGYFDNINHDKLMKLVEQRISDRKVLKLIRKWLQAGIMEEGKVRNSVLGAPQGGVISPLLSNIYLDVMDSLWEKKFSHLGSLIRYADDFVILCRTKQQALEGIRVIQAIMGKLDLSLHKEKSRLVNIWDDSDGFDFLGFHHRKFPIRKKGGRTFLIMNHVPSKKAMKKMRKKIKDFTEPRHKLFMDIKELVKGLNRRLQGFKNYYQLSPMFKRWLNRIDWYVLQRLNLFHNKKRNKRHKHAYLQDTVNKVQFILVKLAN is encoded by the coding sequence GTGAATGCCAAGAAAATGGCTAACTACACCAATTATGCAAAAGCTCAAGAACTCTGGAAAACATTATACCTTTGTGCCAAGGAAAGCAAGACACGCCGGTTTCATGCCTTATATGATAAGATTTATCGACCTGATATCTTGTGGGAAGCATGGCAAAGAGTAAGAAGAAATCGAGGGAGTAGTGGAGTAGATTCTCAGACTATGGAAAATATTGAGATCTATGGGGAGGATAGATTTCTTAATGAGATTTATCTTGAACTGAAGGAAAATCGATATCATCCACAACCAGTTTTACGTACTTACATCCCTAAAGATGATGGAAAGAAACGTCCATTAGGAATCCCAACCATCAAGGACAGGGTTGTACAAATGGCAACCAAGCTAGTCATAGAACCTATCTTTGAAGCTGACTTTAAAGATTGTTCTTATGGTTTCCGTCCCAAAAGGAATGCGCATCAAGCCATAGCGAAAATCAGGAAAGAGAGCAAGAAAAGCTATTGGGTATTAGACGTCGATATCCAAGGTTATTTTGATAACATCAACCATGATAAATTGATGAAACTTGTAGAACAGCGAATTAGTGACCGCAAAGTGCTGAAATTGATTCGCAAATGGCTACAAGCAGGAATCATGGAAGAAGGAAAAGTGAGGAATTCTGTCTTGGGGGCCCCTCAAGGCGGTGTGATTTCACCATTACTTTCGAACATATATTTAGATGTGATGGATTCCCTCTGGGAAAAGAAATTCAGCCATCTAGGTTCTCTTATTCGTTATGCGGATGACTTTGTCATTTTGTGCAGGACAAAACAGCAAGCGCTAGAAGGTATACGAGTCATCCAAGCAATTATGGGAAAACTTGACCTCTCACTACATAAGGAGAAATCAAGACTCGTCAACATCTGGGATGACAGTGACGGATTTGATTTTCTGGGATTCCATCATCGAAAATTCCCCATTCGTAAAAAGGGTGGTCGAACATTCTTAATCATGAACCATGTCCCGAGTAAGAAGGCTATGAAGAAGATGCGAAAGAAAATCAAGGATTTTACGGAACCACGACATAAACTATTTATGGACATAAAAGAATTGGTGAAGGGACTGAACCGAAGGTTACAAGGATTCAAGAATTACTACCAACTTTCTCCAATGTTCAAGAGGTGGTTGAATCGCATTGACTGGTATGTGTTACAACGTTTAAATCTTTTTCATAACAAGAAAAGAAATAAACGACATAAACATGCCTATCTTCAAGATACAGTAAATAAAGTCCAATTCATATTGGTGAAATTAGCGAATTAA
- a CDS encoding DUF4274 domain-containing protein, producing the protein MENKDISLLEELLYNTNKEDTISRIKSINNPIILHCFAANYNWNSGFDIPNAILENKDCDLGTGLLMFHYADGYRLLESPEEVSNSPLQEWKVFILKLQNKIMNLEFKTQNISFNPELTKIQIFKLKKSNPSISDILISESPGNIIDIPKI; encoded by the coding sequence ATGGAAAATAAAGATATTAGTTTGCTTGAAGAATTACTTTATAATACAAATAAAGAGGATACAATTAGCCGAATAAAAAGTATAAATAATCCAATAATCCTTCATTGTTTTGCAGCAAATTATAATTGGAATAGTGGATTTGATATACCAAATGCAATTCTTGAAAATAAAGATTGTGATTTAGGAACGGGATTACTAATGTTTCATTATGCAGATGGATATCGACTATTAGAAAGTCCGGAGGAAGTTTCGAATTCTCCTTTACAAGAATGGAAAGTTTTTATATTAAAACTTCAAAATAAAATTATGAATTTGGAGTTTAAAACACAAAATATATCATTTAACCCTGAATTAACAAAAATTCAAATATTCAAGTTAAAAAAAAGCAACCCAAGTATTTCAGATATTCTTATTAGTGAGTCACCAGGAAACATAATTGATATTCCTAAAATATAA
- a CDS encoding AHH domain-containing protein gives MKRDLQINYGILDDMIGQLYMYKHALVKMKDSLDQVSTAIQTNQGKSVEAWDQKINRSQEKIEKYETQINDLLSLFENYVADTTVYISPIARNAMMRVDRNDIWINLTQIESGITRNVTKALNRSYETPSSILNLFDDPTDAEKKASEINRRNMEKIQASIKSTRNKLQNKMDDLWELYDMKVKKFENVDDVYHDRAAKMKGKYTNFFEGVGDVVENITEGATDLIKGLANGIVGMVTGLVTVVEDAGVVILSGVIPDVIEPPKLKEKADQTIDTYTQAAIQFIQDPIRTAESVAQVVTDSVEQEGIMYATGSALPSLIPSTLLKGAKGLSSVKSPGKSPKVNNSKPYSKEFIQEKINAAKAGMGKVKVPVLYREQLSTGYSSLPIVGMGTKPLGDIRPQMFSVKREGRGKITQDTGEGIRIIPGTPGVVTGGNSTKLGKNMITEMGLKRSTKWSGYQAQHIIPSEMADNPVIKKIGMNFDDSSNGIFLRVPDDNISTMARHRGYHSVYNEVVARALNKMDINQSIVSLQKQVYDLQKKLRKLQGNGLPLYPSQGATVELWERKLKQLEIQNK, from the coding sequence GTGAAGCGTGACTTACAAATAAATTATGGGATTTTAGATGACATGATTGGACAGCTTTATATGTATAAGCATGCCCTTGTAAAAATGAAAGACTCGCTTGATCAAGTTTCCACAGCGATTCAAACGAATCAGGGGAAAAGTGTCGAGGCATGGGATCAAAAGATCAATCGTTCCCAGGAAAAAATCGAAAAATACGAAACACAAATCAACGATCTTTTGTCATTATTCGAAAATTATGTGGCAGACACAACCGTTTACATTTCCCCGATTGCGAGAAATGCTATGATGCGAGTCGACCGAAATGATATTTGGATTAATCTCACTCAAATAGAAAGTGGCATCACTAGAAACGTGACGAAAGCATTAAACCGAAGCTACGAGACACCCTCTTCCATCTTAAACTTGTTTGATGATCCAACCGATGCCGAAAAGAAAGCAAGCGAGATAAATAGAAGAAATATGGAAAAGATTCAAGCAAGCATTAAATCAACTAGAAACAAACTTCAAAACAAAATGGATGATCTGTGGGAACTATACGACATGAAAGTAAAAAAATTTGAAAATGTCGATGATGTGTACCATGATCGAGCCGCAAAAATGAAGGGAAAATATACGAACTTCTTTGAGGGAGTAGGAGATGTCGTCGAAAATATAACCGAAGGCGCCACCGATCTCATCAAGGGACTGGCAAATGGAATCGTCGGGATGGTAACGGGATTGGTCACCGTTGTGGAAGATGCAGGTGTAGTGATATTATCAGGGGTTATTCCTGATGTAATCGAACCACCTAAATTAAAAGAAAAGGCAGATCAAACGATTGATACATACACACAGGCTGCGATACAATTTATCCAAGACCCTATTCGTACAGCGGAATCTGTCGCACAGGTCGTGACCGATTCGGTTGAACAAGAAGGCATCATGTATGCAACTGGTTCTGCCTTGCCGTCGCTCATTCCAAGCACCTTATTAAAAGGAGCAAAAGGTCTTTCTAGCGTAAAGAGTCCTGGAAAATCACCGAAAGTGAACAACAGTAAACCATACAGCAAAGAATTTATCCAAGAAAAGATCAACGCAGCAAAAGCGGGAATGGGCAAGGTGAAAGTCCCTGTACTTTATCGAGAGCAACTGTCGACAGGCTATTCTTCTCTGCCGATTGTTGGAATGGGAACGAAACCGCTTGGAGACATTCGTCCGCAAATGTTTTCGGTGAAGAGGGAAGGTAGGGGGAAGATAACTCAGGATACAGGTGAAGGTATTAGGATTATTCCTGGTACTCCGGGTGTTGTAACAGGAGGGAACTCTACTAAATTAGGAAAAAATATGATAACAGAAATGGGGCTTAAACGTTCAACAAAATGGAGTGGATATCAAGCACAGCATATTATTCCTTCTGAAATGGCAGATAACCCTGTAATTAAAAAGATAGGTATGAACTTTGATGACTCATCAAACGGTATTTTTCTAAGAGTACCAGATGATAATATAAGTACAATGGCTAGACACAGAGGATATCATTCTGTTTACAATGAAGTAGTTGCAAGAGCATTAAATAAAATGGATATTAACCAAAGTATTGTTAGTTTACAAAAGCAGGTATATGATTTGCAAAAAAAATTAAGAAAATTACAGGGGAATGGTTTACCATTGTACCCAAGCCAAGGTGCAACAGTAGAACTTTGGGAAAGAAAGCTAAAACAATTGGAAATACAAAATAAGTAA
- a CDS encoding DUF4176 domain-containing protein: MDEFNIMIDIDNINRKSELSSLMTEQVNNQLKELALKKVDQIIQSFQKEIRLEFGHHIREFFQLFSQEEIGLQQLYQAYKKQLPAFDFQCSQRTILYTYEGTSCTIAYLGKQFSLEEEAFARLLSNTIEIMREVLPLGSIVELDPAYFKPDRHATSPSKVVITGRFVSPKNDHSYFPYVGVLYPIGEIKAGAQIHFTAPLIKKVIHQGYKDEMEEAFVFLMKQELIVEKDMNAIEFSHHDMNKLQQEMAAKQKVGEV, from the coding sequence ATGGATGAATTTAACATTATGATTGATATAGACAATATAAATAGAAAAAGTGAGTTGAGCAGCTTGATGACTGAACAAGTTAACAATCAATTGAAAGAGCTAGCTTTAAAGAAGGTAGATCAAATTATCCAATCGTTCCAAAAGGAGATCCGATTGGAGTTTGGTCATCACATACGTGAATTTTTTCAACTGTTTTCGCAAGAGGAAATAGGATTGCAACAGCTCTATCAGGCATATAAGAAACAACTCCCTGCCTTTGATTTTCAGTGTAGTCAGAGGACGATTTTATATACATATGAAGGGACTTCCTGCACGATTGCTTATTTAGGGAAGCAATTTTCACTAGAGGAGGAAGCTTTTGCCCGACTGTTATCAAACACAATTGAAATTATGAGGGAAGTGCTGCCACTCGGATCTATCGTCGAGTTGGATCCAGCGTATTTTAAACCAGATCGTCATGCCACATCTCCTTCTAAAGTCGTCATTACTGGTCGTTTTGTCAGTCCAAAGAATGATCATAGTTATTTTCCATATGTCGGAGTTCTGTATCCGATCGGCGAGATAAAAGCAGGTGCGCAAATTCATTTTACCGCCCCTTTAATCAAGAAAGTGATTCATCAAGGATACAAAGACGAGATGGAGGAAGCCTTTGTTTTCTTGATGAAACAAGAATTGATTGTAGAAAAAGATATGAACGCTATTGAGTTTTCTCATCATGATATGAACAAGCTTCAACAGGAAATGGCAGCGAAACAAAAAGTAGGTGAAGTGTAG
- a CDS encoding M14 family zinc carboxypeptidase — translation MKKKVTQVVISGALGTALLLGGVAAPVGAVGEGPNYNGNETIKNERLHTYEEMVKFLKKIESRSNVAELEVYGQSVKSRDLYLVKFMSDPANPTILFLTQQHGNETLTTEGALKLIQHLSSNNKEVKEILSKVNVLIAPRLNVDGAEGDVNFSLDDYVSGTHTRYNANEADLNRDHLDLAQPETKAFHENILQKYNIDYLIDFHHQGALNTLGDSDQLVSGSILYPTNPQVDPAVVEKSKKLGAVLYNTVEARGFGTLSKYVGGTANNIGRNGIASQYNIATLLFEMRGMADHYRDDYVLGQKSNGYLIKQAVISMEAALKAIADGSIEEIDTSFWDSLPKSGKKGEE, via the coding sequence ATGAAAAAGAAGGTTACACAAGTGGTTATCTCAGGGGCATTAGGAACAGCATTGTTACTAGGTGGAGTAGCGGCTCCTGTTGGAGCTGTTGGTGAAGGACCAAATTACAATGGCAATGAAACAATTAAAAATGAAAGACTCCATACTTATGAAGAAATGGTTAAATTCCTTAAAAAAATTGAATCACGTTCAAATGTAGCCGAACTCGAAGTGTACGGTCAATCGGTAAAGAGCCGTGATCTTTATTTAGTTAAATTTATGAGTGACCCTGCTAATCCAACAATTCTTTTCCTTACACAGCAGCATGGAAACGAAACGTTAACAACTGAAGGTGCTTTAAAGTTAATTCAACATTTAAGCTCTAATAATAAAGAAGTAAAAGAAATTTTAAGCAAAGTAAACGTATTAATTGCACCGCGCTTAAACGTAGATGGAGCCGAAGGTGACGTTAATTTTTCTTTAGATGATTATGTAAGCGGTACACATACACGTTATAATGCAAACGAAGCAGATTTAAACCGTGATCATTTAGACCTTGCGCAACCAGAAACAAAAGCTTTCCACGAAAATATTCTCCAAAAATATAATATTGATTACTTAATTGATTTTCATCACCAAGGTGCGCTTAATACTTTAGGTGACAGTGATCAGCTTGTGTCTGGCTCTATCCTTTATCCAACGAATCCGCAAGTCGATCCAGCAGTAGTTGAAAAATCCAAAAAACTTGGAGCTGTGCTTTACAATACTGTTGAGGCACGCGGGTTCGGAACACTTTCAAAATATGTCGGCGGTACAGCAAATAACATTGGCCGAAATGGCATTGCCTCACAATATAATATTGCAACACTTTTATTTGAAATGCGTGGCATGGCAGACCATTATCGTGATGATTATGTACTCGGCCAAAAGAGCAACGGTTATTTAATTAAACAAGCAGTTATTTCAATGGAAGCTGCTTTGAAAGCGATTGCAGATGGGTCAATCGAAGAAATAGATACGTCCTTCTGGGATTCACTCCCTAAAAGCGGAAAAAAAGGCGAAGAATAA
- a CDS encoding QcrA and Rieske domain-containing protein — MDRRTFLKKTAKSTLGLLAVSVVPMSLTGCNKDTVDLSSMAKLGPLSELQKGPFPKKVDYAITIKDAWVEQENKGFVYVNYDEKTDELLIMSPICTHLGCTAGIATEKQRTEGISFHCKCHDGKYDDLGINIAGPPPRPLDIFKPVIENDEVYIPIFDAQKREA, encoded by the coding sequence ATGGACAGAAGAACTTTTTTAAAAAAGACAGCTAAAAGCACTTTAGGGCTATTAGCCGTTTCCGTTGTTCCAATGAGTTTAACAGGATGTAATAAAGACACAGTAGACTTAAGTTCAATGGCAAAGCTTGGTCCATTATCTGAACTCCAAAAAGGCCCTTTTCCGAAAAAAGTTGATTATGCAATAACAATAAAAGATGCATGGGTCGAACAAGAAAATAAAGGGTTTGTTTATGTCAACTATGATGAAAAAACAGATGAACTATTAATCATGTCGCCCATTTGCACCCATCTAGGATGTACTGCCGGAATCGCAACCGAAAAGCAAAGAACTGAAGGGATTTCTTTTCATTGTAAATGCCATGACGGAAAATATGATGATCTAGGAATAAACATCGCTGGACCACCTCCGCGTCCGCTAGATATTTTTAAGCCTGTTATTGAAAATGATGAAGTTTACATTCCCATTTTTGATGCTCAAAAACGGGAAGCATAA
- a CDS encoding threonine/serine exporter family protein, which yields MVYILTHLLLSFIASASFGVIFNAPRQSLIQCGFVGMIGWISYILLADFGVDAVQASFVGAFAVALIGHVMAKRYKMPMIIFSVAGIIPLVPGGLSYDTMRHVAGNDYLGAIPLAAKAFMISGAIAMGLVFAEVFVQLFLKGITYLKGQTADKKQL from the coding sequence ATGGTTTACATCCTTACACATCTTCTGCTTAGCTTTATTGCCTCCGCAAGCTTTGGCGTTATTTTTAATGCTCCGCGCCAATCATTAATCCAATGCGGATTTGTCGGTATGATCGGATGGATTTCGTATATTCTACTTGCCGATTTCGGAGTCGATGCAGTTCAAGCCTCTTTTGTTGGGGCTTTTGCGGTTGCATTAATCGGTCATGTAATGGCTAAAAGGTATAAGATGCCGATGATTATTTTCAGTGTTGCCGGTATTATCCCGCTCGTTCCTGGCGGATTGTCTTATGATACGATGCGGCATGTGGCTGGAAATGACTATTTAGGAGCGATCCCACTAGCCGCAAAGGCGTTCATGATTTCAGGCGCTATTGCAATGGGGCTTGTGTTTGCTGAAGTATTCGTACAGCTTTTCCTGAAAGGAATTACCTACTTAAAAGGGCAAACTGCCGACAAAAAACAGCTGTAA
- a CDS encoding threonine/serine exporter family protein, translating into MKENNIELAELEIKTIIEVCLLAGRIMMQSGAETYRVEDTMTRMAESFGITNTHSFVTPTGIIFSMDGLNPTRLVRISTRSTDLEKVARVNQISRQIASGKLQINEAFQALKKLDDANLAFPIWLQIFAAAIASGCFLIMFKGIWGDFLPAVAVGGIGFSSLLLIHHFTKVKFFAEFAASFVIGLLAVLFVTYGFGEQLDKIIIGSVMPLVPGLLITNAVRDLMAGHFVSGLSKGAEAFLTAFAIGAGVAAVFLF; encoded by the coding sequence ATGAAGGAAAATAATATTGAACTCGCTGAACTGGAAATAAAGACGATCATCGAAGTTTGCTTACTCGCTGGCCGCATCATGATGCAAAGCGGAGCTGAAACATATCGTGTAGAAGATACGATGACACGAATGGCCGAATCCTTCGGCATTACGAATACTCATAGTTTTGTTACGCCTACAGGGATTATTTTTTCAATGGATGGATTAAATCCAACAAGGCTTGTGCGAATTAGTACACGCTCGACAGATTTAGAAAAGGTTGCCCGAGTAAATCAAATTTCCCGTCAGATCGCAAGCGGTAAACTGCAAATTAATGAAGCGTTTCAAGCTTTAAAAAAACTAGATGATGCGAACTTAGCTTTTCCTATATGGCTGCAAATTTTCGCTGCCGCCATTGCAAGCGGTTGTTTTTTAATTATGTTTAAAGGTATTTGGGGTGACTTTCTTCCTGCAGTTGCAGTTGGCGGTATTGGCTTTTCTAGTCTTCTGCTTATTCATCATTTCACAAAAGTTAAATTTTTTGCAGAATTTGCGGCTTCATTTGTCATTGGATTATTGGCTGTTCTATTTGTAACATACGGCTTTGGGGAACAGCTTGATAAAATTATTATCGGTTCAGTTATGCCTCTCGTTCCAGGACTTTTAATTACAAATGCAGTTCGTGATTTAATGGCAGGGCATTTCGTCTCCGGTCTATCGAAAGGTGCTGAAGCATTTTTAACAGCCTTTGCAATCGGAGCAGGTGTAGCGGCGGTATTTTTATTTTAA
- a CDS encoding IS110 family RNA-guided transposase, whose product MNYTQNQKISQITPSTLIIGIDIAKDKHVARAQDDRGIEFGKRLIFENRIHGFQNLLQWVERHQKQNEKDRVIFGVEPTGHYWLNLAYFLTAKGYDFVLVNPMHVKKSKELDDNSPTKNDTKDAKVIAQLIKDGRYSVPNLLDGIYAELREGVKIRDQLVEQLMITEGRIQNVIQRYFPEFFDVFKDWKGKAALCTLKLFPFPLQINEKTSEEVLAAWKPFVQRGVGIKKATKLVETAKKSIGVQNGIQFARREMDCLLEQYELYNEQLEQLDQELEGLVETMPGAKEMMVIKGLGPTTVALFFAEVGDITKYSHPQQLVNLAGLSLREHSSGKFKGQTRITKRGRSRLRRALYVAIRPLVAHNPTFKALHHFYTKRPDRPLKKQQSLIALCCKLLRVLFVIGNRQCEFDGSKLLQGLPQIETLQAA is encoded by the coding sequence ATGAATTATACGCAAAATCAAAAGATCTCGCAAATCACACCATCAACTCTGATTATTGGCATTGATATTGCCAAAGACAAGCATGTCGCACGCGCTCAGGATGACAGAGGCATTGAGTTTGGCAAGCGCCTAATCTTTGAGAATAGAATCCACGGTTTCCAAAACCTTCTGCAATGGGTGGAACGCCACCAGAAACAGAATGAGAAAGACCGTGTGATCTTCGGCGTTGAGCCGACAGGGCATTACTGGCTGAATCTGGCTTATTTTCTTACTGCCAAGGGGTATGACTTTGTTTTGGTCAATCCCATGCATGTCAAGAAAAGCAAAGAACTGGATGACAACTCTCCAACCAAAAACGATACGAAAGATGCCAAAGTGATTGCACAGCTGATTAAAGACGGGCGATACTCCGTACCCAATCTCTTGGATGGTATTTATGCCGAGCTGAGGGAAGGCGTCAAAATAAGAGATCAGCTCGTCGAACAGCTTATGATCACAGAAGGCCGTATCCAAAACGTCATCCAACGTTACTTTCCGGAGTTCTTCGATGTCTTCAAGGACTGGAAAGGAAAAGCAGCCCTTTGTACATTAAAGCTGTTTCCGTTCCCTTTGCAGATCAATGAAAAGACATCTGAGGAAGTGCTTGCGGCATGGAAGCCGTTTGTCCAAAGGGGCGTAGGCATCAAGAAGGCAACGAAGCTGGTGGAGACAGCAAAGAAGAGCATCGGCGTTCAAAATGGCATCCAGTTTGCCAGGCGTGAAATGGATTGTCTGCTTGAGCAGTATGAACTTTACAATGAACAATTGGAACAGTTGGATCAAGAACTGGAAGGCCTGGTGGAAACCATGCCAGGAGCCAAGGAAATGATGGTCATCAAAGGCCTGGGCCCAACCACAGTCGCTTTATTTTTCGCTGAGGTGGGTGATATCACGAAGTACAGCCATCCCCAGCAGCTCGTAAACCTGGCAGGGCTGTCATTGCGTGAACATAGTTCAGGAAAATTCAAGGGGCAAACAAGGATCACCAAGCGAGGCCGAAGCAGGCTTCGAAGGGCCTTGTATGTGGCGATTCGTCCATTGGTTGCACACAACCCAACCTTCAAAGCCCTGCATCATTTCTATACCAAACGCCCTGACCGCCCTTTAAAGAAACAGCAGTCTCTGATTGCCCTGTGTTGCAAGTTGTTGCGTGTCTTGTTTGTCATCGGTAACAGACAGTGTGAATTTGATGGTTCCAAACTATTGCAAGGTCTGCCCCAAATAGAAACGTTACAGGCAGCATGA
- a CDS encoding DinB family protein yields the protein MNVNDLIIYNFEEVRRRSIKVWKAIPQQKLNWKPDEDALTCAEMIRHLLEGEFLYHQVLLGGGSKALSTLSNPFENREFTTVDDELAFAQPYRQEFLKYIKSISLSDLENIKIDRSDVGYVRTLGDMLLRIAYHESVHTGQLLDYMRTMGIDRPQIWD from the coding sequence ATGAACGTCAATGATTTAATAATTTATAACTTTGAGGAGGTAAGGCGAAGGAGTATAAAAGTTTGGAAGGCAATACCTCAGCAAAAGTTAAATTGGAAGCCAGATGAAGATGCTCTTACTTGCGCCGAAATGATTCGACATTTATTAGAAGGGGAGTTTCTTTATCACCAAGTTCTTTTAGGAGGAGGAAGTAAGGCATTATCTACCCTATCTAATCCATTTGAAAATAGGGAATTCACAACGGTAGATGATGAACTTGCATTCGCACAGCCTTATCGGCAAGAATTCTTAAAATACATAAAGTCGATTAGCTTAAGTGATTTAGAGAATATAAAAATAGACCGATCTGATGTTGGTTATGTTAGAACACTTGGGGATATGTTATTGCGTATTGCTTACCACGAATCTGTTCACACTGGTCAGTTGTTAGACTATATGAGGACAATGGGGATTGATCGACCACAAATATGGGACTAA
- a CDS encoding ArsR/SmtB family transcription factor, with translation MREFVDAEDFLKALGEETRLKIVAYLTMDCFCVCELVGLLQMSQPAVSQHIKRLKQSDIINEERRGRWIYYSLNKENKRYPLILHFVSTLPYLTININRNMCE, from the coding sequence TTGCGAGAGTTTGTCGATGCCGAAGATTTTTTAAAAGCACTGGGTGAGGAAACACGTTTAAAAATCGTTGCTTATTTAACGATGGACTGTTTTTGTGTTTGTGAATTAGTGGGATTACTGCAAATGAGTCAGCCGGCTGTTAGCCAGCATATAAAAAGATTAAAGCAGTCGGACATTATCAATGAGGAAAGGAGAGGCAGGTGGATCTATTATTCGTTAAATAAAGAGAATAAAAGGTACCCCCTTATTCTTCATTTCGTTAGCACTCTTCCTTATTTAACCATTAACATTAATAGAAATATGTGTGAATAA